A genomic segment from Klebsiella africana encodes:
- a CDS encoding 5-carboxymethyl-2-hydroxymuconate Delta-isomerase, giving the protein MPHFIAECTDNIRDQADLPGLFAKVNEALAATGIFPIGGIRSRAHWLDTWQMADGRQDYAFVHMTLKIGAGRSLESRQDVGDMLFALIKSHFATLMESRYLALSFAMEELDPTLNYKQNNVHALFK; this is encoded by the coding sequence ATGCCGCATTTTATCGCCGAATGTACCGACAACATCCGCGATCAGGCCGATTTACCGGGCCTGTTCGCCAAAGTCAACGAGGCGCTGGCCGCCACCGGCATCTTTCCGATTGGCGGCATTCGTAGCCGCGCCCACTGGCTCGATACCTGGCAGATGGCCGACGGCAGGCAGGATTACGCCTTCGTGCATATGACCCTGAAAATCGGCGCCGGACGCAGCCTGGAGAGCCGTCAGGACGTGGGAGATATGCTGTTCGCGCTGATCAAATCCCACTTCGCGACGCTAATGGAGAGCCGCTATCTGGCGCTGTCGTTCGCCATGGAAGAGCTCGACCCGACGCTGAACTACAAACAGAACAACGTGCACGCGTTATTTAAATAA
- the hpaA gene encoding 4-hydroxyphenylacetate catabolism regulatory protein HpaA, which produces MCQHSIANIDINKDYDESLGTEEVHYQSFSRMAAFFGRDMQAHRHDRYFQMHYLDTGQIELQLDDHRYSVQAPLFVITPPSVPHAFITESDSDGHVLTVHEELIWPLLEVLYPGTRETFGLPGICLSLADKPDELAALAHYWQLIRRESTAQLPGREHTLALLAQAVFTLLLRNAKLDDHAASGMRGELKLFQRFNQMIDSHFHQHWTVPDYARELHLTESRLTDICRRFANRSPKRLIFDRQLREAKRLLLFSDSAVNEIAWQLGFKDPAYFARFFSRQVGCSPSSYRAQKVPVS; this is translated from the coding sequence ATGTGCCAGCATTCCATCGCCAACATCGACATCAATAAAGATTACGACGAGAGTCTGGGTACCGAAGAGGTGCACTACCAGTCGTTCTCCCGCATGGCGGCCTTTTTTGGCCGCGACATGCAGGCGCATCGCCACGACCGCTATTTCCAGATGCACTACCTTGATACCGGACAGATTGAGCTGCAGCTTGATGACCATCGCTATTCGGTGCAGGCGCCGCTGTTTGTGATAACGCCGCCCTCGGTACCGCACGCTTTTATTACCGAGTCCGATAGCGATGGCCATGTGTTGACGGTCCATGAGGAGCTGATCTGGCCGCTGCTGGAGGTGCTTTATCCCGGCACGCGGGAGACCTTCGGCCTGCCGGGGATCTGCCTGTCGCTGGCGGATAAACCCGACGAGCTGGCGGCGCTGGCCCACTACTGGCAGCTGATTCGCCGGGAATCTACCGCCCAGTTGCCGGGGCGGGAGCATACCCTGGCGCTACTGGCGCAGGCGGTCTTTACCCTGCTATTGCGTAACGCAAAGCTCGACGATCACGCCGCCAGCGGGATGCGCGGCGAGCTGAAACTATTCCAGCGCTTTAACCAGATGATCGACAGCCACTTTCATCAACACTGGACGGTACCGGATTACGCCAGGGAGTTGCATCTGACCGAATCGCGGTTGACCGACATCTGTCGCCGCTTCGCCAACCGTTCGCCGAAGCGGCTGATATTCGACCGTCAGCTGCGCGAGGCGAAGCGCCTGCTGCTGTTCTCCGATAGCGCGGTCAATGAGATTGCCTGGCAGCTGGGGTTTAAAGACCCCGCCTATTTTGCGCGCTTTTTTAGCCGCCAGGTCGGCTGCTCGCCCAGCAGCTACCGGGCGCAAAAAGTACCTGTGTCGTAA
- the hpaH gene encoding 2-oxo-hept-4-ene-1,7-dioate hydratase: protein MLDKQTRTLIAQRLNQAEKQREQIRAISLDYPSITIEDAYAVQREWVEMKIAEGRVLKGHKIGLTSKAMQASSQISEPDYGALLDDMFFHDGSDIPTDRFIVPRIEVELAFVLAKPLRGPNCTLFDVYNATDYVIPALELIDARCHNIDPETQRPRKVFDTISDNAANAGVILGGRPIKPDELDLRWISALLYRNGVIEETGVAAGVLNHPANGVAWLANKLAPYDVQLEAGQIILGGSFTRPVPARKGDTFHVDYGNMGAISCRFV from the coding sequence ATGCTCGATAAACAGACCCGCACCCTGATTGCCCAGCGGCTGAACCAGGCCGAAAAACAGCGTGAACAGATCCGTGCGATCTCGCTGGATTATCCGTCGATCACCATTGAAGACGCCTACGCCGTACAGCGCGAGTGGGTCGAAATGAAGATCGCCGAAGGCCGCGTGCTCAAAGGCCACAAGATCGGCCTGACTTCTAAAGCGATGCAGGCCAGCTCGCAGATCAGCGAGCCGGACTACGGCGCGCTGCTCGACGATATGTTCTTCCACGACGGCAGCGATATTCCCACCGACCGCTTTATCGTTCCGCGTATCGAAGTCGAGCTGGCGTTCGTGCTGGCCAAACCGCTGCGCGGCCCGAACTGCACGCTGTTTGATGTCTACAACGCCACCGACTACGTTATCCCGGCGCTGGAGCTTATCGACGCCCGCTGCCACAACATCGACCCGGAAACCCAGCGTCCGCGCAAAGTGTTCGACACCATCTCCGACAACGCCGCCAACGCCGGGGTGATTCTCGGCGGCCGGCCGATTAAACCGGACGAGCTCGACCTGCGCTGGATCTCCGCCCTGCTGTATCGCAACGGCGTGATTGAAGAGACCGGCGTCGCCGCGGGCGTACTCAATCATCCGGCCAACGGCGTGGCCTGGCTGGCCAACAAACTGGCGCCGTACGATGTCCAGCTCGAAGCCGGGCAAATCATCCTCGGCGGCTCCTTCACCCGCCCGGTCCCGGCGCGCAAGGGCGATACCTTCCACGTCGACTACGGCAACATGGGCGCCATCAGCTGCCGCTTTGTTTGA
- the hpaE gene encoding 5-carboxymethyl-2-hydroxymuconate semialdehyde dehydrogenase, with protein sequence MKKINHWINGKNVAGADYFHTTNPATGEVLAEVASGGEAEINQAVAAAKEAFPKWANLPMKERARLMRRLGDLIDQNVPEIAAMETADTGLPIHQTKNVLIPRASHNFEFFAEVCQQMNGKTYPVDDKMLNYTLVQPVGVCALVSPWNVPFMTATWKVAPCLALGNTAVLKMSELSPLTADRLGELALEAGIPAGVLNVVQGYGATAGDALVRHHDVRAVSFTGGTATGRNIMKNAGLKKYSMELGGKSPVLIFEDADIERALDAALFTIFSINGERCTAGSRIFIQQSIYPEFVKRFAERANRLRVGDPTDPNTQVGALISQQHWEKVSGYIRLGIEEGATLLAGGADKPSDLPAHLKAGNFLRPTVLADVDNRMRVAQEEIFGPVACLLPFKDEAEGLRLANDVEYGLASYIWTQDVSKVLRLARGIEAGMVFVNTQNVRDLRQPFGGVKASGTGREGGEYSFEVFAEMKNVCISMGDHPIPKWGV encoded by the coding sequence ATGAAAAAGATTAACCATTGGATCAACGGTAAAAACGTTGCCGGCGCAGACTATTTTCATACCACCAACCCGGCTACCGGCGAGGTACTGGCGGAAGTCGCCTCCGGCGGCGAAGCCGAAATCAACCAGGCGGTAGCGGCGGCGAAAGAGGCCTTCCCGAAGTGGGCTAACCTGCCGATGAAAGAGCGCGCGCGCCTGATGCGCCGCCTGGGGGATCTGATCGATCAGAACGTCCCGGAGATCGCGGCGATGGAAACCGCCGATACCGGCCTGCCGATCCACCAGACCAAAAACGTGCTGATCCCGCGCGCCTCACACAATTTCGAATTTTTCGCCGAAGTGTGTCAGCAGATGAACGGCAAGACCTATCCGGTCGATGACAAGATGCTTAACTACACCCTCGTGCAGCCGGTTGGCGTCTGCGCGCTGGTGTCGCCGTGGAACGTGCCGTTTATGACCGCCACCTGGAAGGTGGCGCCGTGCCTGGCGCTGGGGAATACCGCGGTGCTGAAAATGTCCGAACTGTCGCCGCTGACCGCCGATCGTCTGGGCGAGCTGGCGCTGGAAGCCGGGATCCCGGCTGGCGTGCTCAACGTGGTGCAGGGCTATGGCGCCACCGCTGGCGACGCGCTGGTACGCCATCATGATGTGCGCGCCGTCTCCTTCACCGGCGGCACCGCCACCGGCCGCAACATTATGAAAAACGCCGGCCTGAAAAAGTACTCCATGGAGCTGGGCGGAAAATCGCCGGTGCTGATTTTTGAAGATGCCGATATCGAGCGCGCACTTGACGCCGCGCTGTTCACCATCTTCTCGATCAACGGCGAACGCTGTACCGCCGGTTCGCGCATCTTTATTCAGCAGAGTATCTACCCCGAGTTCGTCAAGCGCTTCGCCGAGCGCGCCAATCGCCTGCGCGTAGGCGATCCGACCGATCCGAATACCCAGGTCGGCGCGCTGATTAGCCAGCAGCACTGGGAGAAAGTGTCCGGCTACATTCGCCTCGGCATCGAAGAGGGGGCCACCCTGCTGGCCGGCGGCGCGGATAAACCGTCCGACCTGCCGGCGCATCTGAAAGCCGGCAACTTCCTGCGCCCGACGGTGCTGGCGGATGTCGACAACCGCATGCGCGTCGCCCAGGAAGAGATTTTTGGACCGGTCGCCTGCCTGCTGCCGTTCAAAGACGAAGCGGAAGGGCTGCGCCTGGCGAACGATGTGGAATACGGCCTGGCGTCGTATATCTGGACCCAGGACGTCAGCAAAGTGCTGCGTCTGGCGCGCGGTATTGAAGCCGGGATGGTGTTCGTCAACACCCAGAACGTGCGCGACCTGCGTCAGCCGTTCGGTGGCGTGAAGGCCTCCGGCACCGGCCGCGAAGGCGGCGAGTACAGCTTTGAAGTGTTCGCCGAAATGAAAAACGTCTGCATCTCGATGGGCGACCATCCGATCCCGAAATGGGGAGTCTGA
- a CDS encoding fumarylacetoacetate hydrolase family protein, which yields MKQARIEWQGQVRDVLVDERDQVRLPDGTVLKEGEFRWLPPADGTLFALGLNYADHASELEFKPPTEPLVFIKAPNTFIGHQQQSVRPDNVEYMHYEAELVVVIGKTARRVSEAEAMDYVAGYTLCNDYAIRDYLENYYRPNLRVKSRDTLTPIGPWIVGKEAIPDPHNLALRTWVNGELRQQGSTADLIFSIPFLIAYLSEFMTLQPGDMIATGTPKGLSDVVPGDEVIVEVESVGRLVNHIISQQAYEETLS from the coding sequence ATGAAACAGGCACGCATTGAATGGCAAGGACAGGTACGCGACGTGCTGGTCGATGAACGCGACCAGGTGCGCCTGCCCGATGGCACGGTATTGAAAGAAGGTGAATTCCGCTGGCTGCCGCCCGCCGACGGCACGCTGTTCGCGCTGGGGCTCAACTACGCCGACCACGCCAGCGAGCTGGAGTTTAAACCGCCAACCGAGCCTTTGGTGTTCATCAAAGCGCCAAACACTTTTATTGGCCACCAGCAGCAGTCGGTACGCCCGGATAACGTCGAATACATGCACTACGAAGCCGAACTGGTGGTGGTGATCGGGAAAACCGCCCGCCGCGTCAGCGAAGCCGAGGCCATGGACTATGTCGCTGGCTATACCCTGTGCAACGACTACGCGATCCGCGACTATCTGGAAAACTACTACCGCCCGAACCTGCGGGTGAAAAGCCGCGATACCCTGACGCCGATCGGCCCGTGGATCGTCGGCAAAGAGGCGATCCCGGATCCGCATAATCTGGCCCTGCGCACTTGGGTCAACGGCGAGCTGCGCCAGCAGGGCTCCACCGCCGATCTGATCTTCAGCATCCCGTTCCTCATCGCTTATTTAAGCGAATTTATGACCCTGCAACCGGGCGACATGATCGCCACCGGCACGCCGAAAGGGCTGTCCGATGTGGTGCCGGGCGACGAAGTGATCGTCGAAGTCGAGAGCGTGGGCCGCCTGGTCAACCATATCATCAGCCAGCAAGCGTATGAGGAGACACTGTCATGA
- the hpaD gene encoding 3,4-dihydroxyphenylacetate 2,3-dioxygenase, with protein sequence MGKLALAAKITHVPSMYLSELPGKNHGCRQGAIDGHKEIGKRCREMGVDTIIVFDTHWLVNSAYHINCADHFQGVYTSNELPHFIRDMTYDYDGNPELGQLIADEAVKLGVRAKAHNIPSLKLEYGTLVPMRYMNSDKHFKVVSISAFCTVHDFADSRRLGEAILKAIDKYDGTVAVLASGSLSHRFIDDQRAEEGMNSYTREFDHQMDERVVKLWREGKFKEFCTMLPEYADYCYGEGNMHDTVMLLGLLGWDKYDGKVEFITELFASSGTGQVNAVFPLPAQA encoded by the coding sequence ATGGGTAAGTTAGCGTTAGCAGCAAAAATCACTCATGTGCCGTCGATGTATCTGTCTGAGCTCCCGGGGAAAAACCACGGCTGCCGCCAGGGCGCGATCGACGGGCATAAAGAAATTGGCAAGCGCTGCCGTGAAATGGGCGTCGACACCATCATCGTGTTCGACACCCACTGGCTGGTCAACAGCGCCTATCACATCAACTGCGCCGACCATTTTCAGGGCGTCTACACCAGTAACGAACTGCCGCATTTTATTCGCGACATGACCTACGACTACGACGGCAACCCGGAGCTGGGCCAGCTTATCGCCGACGAGGCCGTAAAGCTCGGCGTACGCGCCAAAGCACACAATATTCCTAGCCTGAAGCTGGAGTACGGCACCCTGGTGCCGATGCGCTACATGAACAGCGATAAGCACTTCAAAGTGGTGTCCATTTCCGCCTTCTGTACCGTTCACGATTTTGCCGACAGCCGCAGGCTGGGCGAAGCGATCCTCAAAGCCATCGACAAATACGACGGCACCGTAGCGGTGCTGGCCAGCGGTTCGCTGTCGCACCGCTTTATCGACGACCAGCGCGCCGAAGAGGGGATGAACAGCTATACCCGCGAGTTTGACCATCAGATGGATGAGCGGGTGGTGAAGCTGTGGCGCGAAGGCAAATTCAAAGAGTTCTGCACCATGCTGCCGGAGTATGCCGACTACTGCTACGGCGAAGGCAACATGCACGACACGGTGATGCTGCTCGGTCTGCTGGGTTGGGATAAATACGACGGCAAGGTGGAGTTTATCACCGAGCTGTTCGCCAGCTCCGGTACCGGCCAGGTTAACGCCGTGTTCCCGTTGCCAGCGCAGGCGTAA
- the hpaX gene encoding 4-hydroxyphenylacetate permease, translating into MTTSTLQHNDNKAVEVENRVIKKLFRRLITFLFVLFVFSFLDRINIGFAGLTMGKDLGLTSTMFGLAATLFYVTYVLCGIPSNIMLAKVGARRWIAGIMVVWGIASTCTMFATNPHTLYILRMLVGIAEAGFLPGILVYLTWWFPAYHRARANALFMIAMPVTMMLGSILSGYILALDGLWNLKGWQWLFLLEGLPSVVLGVVTWFFLNDTPDKANWLDNEEKQALKAMIDREREHAAIVPASPRSTLREVLTPAVLMYTLAYFCLTNTLSAINIWTPQILQSFNTGSSNIMIGLLAAIPQFCTIFGMIWWSRRSDRRKERKMHTILPYLFAAAGWLLASATHHSLIQLIGIIMASVGSFTAMAIFWTTPDRVISLQSRAVALAVINAIGNVGSAVSPLLIGILRDTTGSFSSGLWFVAGLLIVGALVLTRIPMSQREDAAAAPGLAAQKGH; encoded by the coding sequence ATGACTACCTCTACCCTGCAACACAATGATAATAAAGCCGTTGAAGTAGAAAACCGGGTGATCAAAAAGCTGTTCCGCCGCCTGATCACCTTCCTGTTTGTTCTCTTTGTTTTCTCATTTTTGGATCGCATTAATATCGGCTTCGCCGGCCTGACGATGGGTAAAGATCTCGGCCTGACCTCCACCATGTTCGGCCTGGCGGCGACGCTGTTCTACGTCACCTACGTGCTGTGCGGGATCCCCAGCAATATCATGCTGGCGAAAGTTGGCGCGCGCCGCTGGATCGCCGGGATCATGGTGGTCTGGGGGATCGCCTCGACCTGCACCATGTTCGCCACCAACCCGCATACGCTGTACATCCTGCGCATGCTGGTCGGCATCGCCGAGGCCGGTTTTCTACCGGGGATCCTCGTCTATCTGACCTGGTGGTTCCCGGCCTACCATCGCGCCCGCGCCAACGCCCTGTTTATGATCGCCATGCCGGTGACCATGATGCTCGGCTCGATACTTTCCGGCTATATCCTGGCGCTCGACGGCCTGTGGAACCTGAAAGGCTGGCAATGGCTATTTCTGCTGGAAGGCCTGCCGTCGGTGGTGCTCGGCGTCGTCACCTGGTTCTTCCTCAACGACACGCCGGATAAAGCCAACTGGCTGGATAACGAAGAGAAACAGGCGCTGAAGGCGATGATCGATCGCGAACGGGAACATGCGGCGATCGTCCCGGCTTCGCCGCGTTCCACGCTGCGCGAAGTACTGACGCCAGCGGTGCTGATGTATACCCTCGCCTACTTCTGCCTGACCAATACCCTCAGCGCCATTAATATCTGGACGCCGCAGATCCTGCAGAGCTTCAACACCGGCAGCAGCAACATCATGATTGGCCTGCTGGCGGCGATCCCGCAGTTCTGCACTATTTTCGGCATGATCTGGTGGAGCCGCCGATCCGATCGCCGCAAAGAGCGCAAGATGCATACCATCCTGCCCTACCTGTTCGCCGCGGCAGGTTGGCTGCTGGCTTCGGCAACGCACCACAGCCTGATCCAACTGATCGGCATTATTATGGCTTCGGTGGGATCCTTTACCGCGATGGCCATTTTCTGGACCACCCCGGATCGGGTGATCAGCCTGCAGTCGCGCGCGGTGGCGCTGGCGGTGATCAACGCTATCGGCAACGTCGGCTCTGCCGTCAGCCCGCTGTTGATCGGCATTTTGCGCGATACCACCGGCAGCTTTAGCTCCGGGCTGTGGTTTGTCGCCGGATTACTGATCGTCGGCGCGCTGGTGCTTACCCGCATTCCAATGAGCCAGCGTGAGGACGCCGCCGCCGCGCCGGGCTTAGCGGCGCAAAAAGGCCACTAA
- the hpaR gene encoding homoprotocatechuate degradation operon regulator HpaR, which yields MHDSLTIALLQAREAAMAYFRPIVKRHNLTEQQWRIVRILAERPSMDFHDLAFRACILRPSLTGILTRMERDGLVLRLKPVNDQRKLYVSLTPAGTALYESAQAEVEETYRLLEAQFTTEKLQQLTSLLEEFIALGVPAGRGDEEE from the coding sequence ATGCATGATTCATTAACCATTGCCTTGTTGCAGGCGCGTGAAGCGGCGATGGCCTACTTTCGACCGATCGTCAAACGACACAATCTCACCGAACAGCAGTGGCGGATCGTGCGAATTCTCGCCGAACGTCCGTCGATGGATTTTCACGATCTGGCCTTTCGCGCCTGTATCCTGCGCCCCAGCCTGACCGGGATTTTGACGCGTATGGAGCGGGATGGGCTGGTGCTGCGCTTAAAGCCAGTTAACGATCAGCGCAAGCTGTACGTCTCGCTGACGCCTGCCGGAACTGCGCTGTACGAAAGCGCCCAAGCGGAGGTGGAAGAAACCTATCGCCTGCTGGAGGCCCAGTTCACCACGGAAAAGCTGCAGCAACTGACCTCCCTGCTGGAGGAGTTTATTGCGCTTGGCGTCCCTGCCGGGCGCGGTGATGAAGAAGAGTAG
- the hpaB gene encoding 4-hydroxyphenylacetate 3-monooxygenase, oxygenase component, whose product MKPEDFRADAKRPLTGEEYLKSLQDGREIYIYGERVKDVTTHPAFRNAAASVAQLYDALHKPEMQDSLCWGTDTGSGGYTHKFFRVAKSADDLRQQRDAIAEWSRLSYGWMGRTPDYKAAFGCALGANPAFYGQFEQNARNWYTRIQETGLYFNHAIVNPPIDRHKPADEVKDVYIKLEKETDAGIIVSGAKVVATNSALTHYNMIGFGSAQVMGENPDFALMFVAPMDAEGVKLISRASYEMVAGATGSPYDYPLSSRFDENDAILVMDKVLIPWENVLIYRDFDRCRRWTMEGGFARMYPLQACVRLAVKLDFITALLKRSLECTGTLEFRGVQADLGEVVAWRNMFWALSDSMCSEATPWVNGAWLPDHAALQTYRVMAPMAYAKIKNIIERNVTSGLIYLPSSARDLNNPQIDQYLAKYVRGSNGMDHVERIKILKLMWDAIGSEFGGRHELYEINYSGSQDEIRLQCLRQAQSSGNMDKMMAMVDRCLSEYDQNGWTVPHLHNNADINMLDKLLK is encoded by the coding sequence ATGAAACCTGAAGATTTCCGCGCCGACGCGAAACGCCCGTTAACTGGCGAAGAGTATTTAAAAAGCCTGCAGGATGGCCGCGAAATTTATATCTACGGCGAGCGCGTGAAAGACGTCACCACGCATCCGGCCTTCCGTAATGCCGCGGCCTCCGTCGCTCAGCTGTACGATGCGCTGCACAAACCGGAGATGCAGGATTCCCTGTGCTGGGGCACCGATACCGGCAGCGGTGGCTACACCCATAAATTCTTCCGCGTGGCGAAAAGCGCCGACGATCTGCGCCAGCAGCGCGACGCCATCGCCGAATGGTCGCGCTTAAGCTACGGCTGGATGGGCCGCACCCCGGACTACAAAGCCGCCTTCGGCTGCGCGCTGGGCGCCAACCCGGCGTTTTACGGCCAGTTCGAGCAGAACGCCCGCAACTGGTACACCCGCATTCAGGAAACCGGCCTGTACTTTAACCACGCTATCGTCAACCCGCCGATTGACCGCCACAAGCCGGCTGATGAAGTGAAGGATGTCTACATCAAGCTGGAAAAAGAGACCGATGCGGGGATCATCGTTAGCGGCGCGAAAGTGGTCGCCACCAACTCGGCGCTGACCCACTACAACATGATCGGCTTCGGCTCCGCACAGGTGATGGGCGAGAACCCGGACTTCGCGCTGATGTTCGTCGCGCCGATGGATGCCGAAGGCGTCAAGCTTATCTCCCGCGCCTCCTATGAGATGGTCGCCGGCGCGACCGGATCGCCGTACGACTATCCGCTTTCCAGCCGTTTCGACGAGAACGACGCGATTCTGGTAATGGATAAAGTGCTGATCCCATGGGAGAACGTACTGATTTATCGCGACTTTGACCGCTGCCGCCGCTGGACCATGGAAGGCGGTTTCGCCCGCATGTACCCGCTGCAGGCCTGCGTACGCCTGGCGGTAAAACTGGACTTTATCACCGCCCTGCTGAAGCGCTCTCTGGAATGTACCGGCACCCTCGAATTCCGCGGCGTGCAGGCCGACCTTGGCGAAGTGGTGGCGTGGCGCAACATGTTCTGGGCGTTAAGCGATTCCATGTGCTCGGAAGCGACGCCGTGGGTCAACGGCGCATGGCTGCCGGATCACGCCGCGCTGCAGACCTATCGCGTAATGGCGCCGATGGCCTACGCCAAGATCAAGAACATCATCGAGCGCAACGTCACCAGCGGCCTGATTTATCTGCCGTCCAGCGCTCGCGATCTGAACAACCCGCAGATCGACCAGTATCTGGCGAAGTACGTGCGCGGCTCCAACGGTATGGATCACGTTGAACGTATCAAGATCCTCAAACTGATGTGGGACGCGATCGGCAGCGAATTCGGCGGCCGTCATGAACTGTATGAAATCAACTACTCCGGTAGCCAGGATGAAATTCGCCTGCAGTGTCTGCGCCAGGCGCAGAGCTCCGGCAATATGGACAAAATGATGGCGATGGTTGACCGCTGCCTGTCCGAGTACGACCAGAACGGCTGGACGGTGCCGCATCTGCACAATAACGCTGATATCAACATGTTGGATAAGCTGCTGAAGTAA
- the hpaI gene encoding 4-hydroxy-2-oxoheptanedioate aldolase: protein MNNAFKEALKAGRPQIGLWLGLCSSYSAELLAGAGFDWLLIDGEHAPNNVQTVLTQLQAIAPYPSQPVVRPSWNDPVQIKQLLDVGAQTLLVPMVQNAEEARLAVRSTRYPPAGIRGVGSALARASRWNRVPDYIHRANDAMCVLVQIETREALKNLPQILDVEGVDGVFIGPADLSADMGHGGNPQHPEVQAAIEDAIQQIRQAGKAPGILMANEQLAKRYLELGALFVAVGVDTTLLARGAEALAARFTHTATTTTDNNKSVY from the coding sequence ATGAACAACGCATTTAAAGAGGCGCTCAAAGCCGGGCGTCCGCAAATCGGCCTGTGGCTCGGGCTGTGCAGCAGCTACAGCGCCGAACTGCTGGCCGGCGCGGGCTTCGACTGGCTGCTGATCGACGGCGAACACGCGCCCAACAATGTACAAACGGTGCTGACCCAGCTTCAGGCCATTGCGCCCTACCCCAGCCAGCCGGTGGTGCGTCCGTCGTGGAACGATCCGGTACAAATTAAACAGCTACTGGATGTCGGCGCGCAAACCCTGCTGGTGCCGATGGTGCAGAATGCCGAAGAAGCGCGGCTGGCAGTCAGATCTACCCGCTACCCGCCTGCCGGCATCCGCGGCGTCGGTAGCGCGCTGGCCCGCGCCTCGCGCTGGAATCGCGTCCCGGACTATATCCACCGGGCCAACGACGCCATGTGCGTCCTGGTGCAGATTGAGACCCGCGAAGCGCTGAAAAATCTGCCGCAGATCCTCGATGTCGAAGGGGTGGACGGCGTGTTTATCGGCCCGGCGGATCTCAGCGCCGATATGGGCCACGGCGGCAACCCACAGCACCCGGAAGTGCAGGCCGCTATCGAAGATGCCATCCAGCAAATCCGCCAGGCCGGCAAGGCGCCGGGGATCCTGATGGCCAATGAACAGCTGGCGAAACGCTATCTCGAACTGGGCGCGCTGTTCGTCGCCGTCGGCGTCGACACCACCCTGCTGGCCCGCGGCGCAGAAGCGCTGGCGGCCCGTTTTACCCACACCGCAACCACCACAACCGATAACAATAAATCCGTCTATTGA
- a CDS encoding fumarylacetoacetate hydrolase family protein, protein MKGTIFAVALNHRSQLDAWREAFQQAPYKTPPKTAVWFIKPRNTVIGDGEAIPHPQGETVQSGATVALIVGKTARKVAAEEAANYIAGYALANEVSLPEESFYRPAIKAKCRDGFCPIGALSAVRNVDNLTIITEINGREADSWHTGDLQRNAAQLLSALSEFATLNPGDAILIGTPHSRVTLRPGDRVRILADGFPALENPVVAEGELA, encoded by the coding sequence ATGAAAGGTACCATCTTCGCCGTTGCGCTCAATCATCGCAGCCAGCTCGACGCCTGGCGCGAGGCGTTTCAACAGGCCCCCTACAAGACGCCGCCGAAAACCGCGGTCTGGTTCATCAAACCCCGTAATACCGTGATTGGCGATGGCGAAGCCATTCCCCATCCGCAGGGCGAGACCGTACAAAGCGGCGCAACGGTGGCGCTGATTGTCGGCAAAACCGCGCGTAAAGTGGCGGCGGAAGAGGCGGCGAACTATATCGCCGGCTACGCGCTGGCTAACGAGGTTAGTCTGCCGGAAGAGAGTTTTTATCGCCCGGCGATCAAGGCCAAATGCCGGGATGGCTTCTGCCCCATCGGCGCGCTGTCGGCGGTGCGCAACGTCGATAACCTGACCATCATCACCGAAATCAACGGCCGCGAGGCGGATAGCTGGCATACCGGCGATCTGCAGCGTAACGCCGCGCAGCTGCTTAGCGCCTTGAGCGAGTTCGCTACCCTCAATCCCGGCGACGCGATCCTTATCGGCACGCCCCACTCTCGCGTCACGCTGCGCCCCGGCGACCGCGTACGTATTCTCGCCGACGGTTTCCCGGCGCTCGAAAACCCGGTTGTCGCAGAAGGAGAGCTGGCATGA